A single genomic interval of Antechinus flavipes isolate AdamAnt ecotype Samford, QLD, Australia chromosome 1, AdamAnt_v2, whole genome shotgun sequence harbors:
- the GP2 gene encoding pancreatic secretory granule membrane major glycoprotein GP2 isoform X1, translating to MKRFYLFFVACTCYFFTLVFATQKHSANSLLPSSYRVDLDCGEPGTPTAHVCSDPCVNYTTLVEPWRSLNQTVNKKMCDVDKEGWYRFSGPGGVRIPEKCVPVNRCGTDAPMWLNGSHPSKQDGIVSRTACAHWSSNCCLWNTVVKVKACAGGFYVYKLSGTPECDVAYCTDPSTTDDKPEPTCDPSCSPQEECLLVNGTWGCHCRKDLNISDIDSLRPLLKCGANDIQLSLDKCQLESLGLTGKIFGYLKDQNCSGFLKTNERNSLTVVSPTQVGACGTILERNETHAIYKNTLTLADQLIIRENIFKIDFQCAYPLDMKVSLQTATKPIVSALNISAAGSGKFLVRMALFQDKNYTTPYEGSTAVLSVEDMLYVGAILYQGDTSQFNLVMRNCYATPTNDATNPLKYFIIRNSCPNLYDSTIKVVENGMSSQGRFSVQMFMFAGNYDLVYLHCEVHLCDKLKERCHPSCSGAQQRSEVTINTSHVLNLGPIARRVDSLSVPVKSGVDSPLGFLVIGPGMLLSILGILLFH from the exons ATGAAGAGGTTCTACCTCTTCTTTGTGGCCTGCACCTGCTACTTTTTCACTTTGGTATTTGCAACCCAGAAGC ATTCAGCAAATAGTCTTTTACCTAGTTCCTACAGAGTGGACTTGGACTGTGGAGAACCAGGAACACCGACAGCCCATGTGTGTTCTGATCCCTGTGTTAACTACACCACACTTGTTGAACCCTGGAGAAGCTTGAACCAAACAGTTAACAAGAAGATGTGTGATGTTGATAAAGAAGGCTGGTATCGGTTTTCCGGACCAGGTGGGGTACGGATACCAGAGAAATGTGTGCCAGTTAATAGATGTGGTACAGATGCCCCAATGTGGCTGAATGGGAGCCATCCATCAAAACAGGATGGTATTGTTAGTCGCACAGCCTGTGCTCACTGGAGCAGTAATTGTTGCCTCTGGAATACAGTAGTGAAGGTGAAGGCTTGTGCTGGGGGATTCTATGTCTACAAGCTAAGTGGCACTCCTGAGTGTGACGTGGCGTATTGTACAG ACCCTAGCACTACCGATGATAAGCCTGAGCCAACATGTGATCCCAGCTGTTCTCCCCAAGAGGAATGTCTACTTGTCAATGGCACCTGGGGCTGTCACTGCAGAAAAGATCTCAATATTTCTG ATATTGACAGCTTGCGCCCTCTACTGAAATGTGGAGCCAATGACATCCAATTGTCTCTGGACAAGTGCCAACTGGAGAGTTTGGGGTTAACAGGAAAGATATTTGGATACCTCAAAGACCAAAACTGCAGTGGGTTTTTGAAGACAAATGAGAGAAACTCGCTGACAGTGGTGAGCCCCACACAGGTTGGAGCCTGTGGAACAATTCTGGAG AGAAATGAAACTCATGCTATTTATAAAAACACCCTGACCTTGGCCGATCAGCTCATCAtcagagaaaacattttcaaaattgaCTTTCAGTGTGCCTACCCACTGGATATGAAAGTCAGCCTCCAAACAGCCACAAAGCCCATTGTCAG TGCTCTGAACATTAGTGCCGCTGGCTCAGGAAAATTCCTAGTGAGAATGGCTCTCTTCCAAGACAAGAATTACACCACCCCTTATGAAGGTTCTACCGCTGTATTGTCTGTTGAAGACATGCTCTATGTCGGTGCCATTTTATATCAAGGGGACACCTCCCAGTTCAACTTAGTGATGCGGAACTGCTATGCTACACCCACTAACGATGCAACCAACCCTTTGAAGTATTTCATCATTAGGAACAG CTGCCCAAACTTATACGATTCAACCATCAAAGTGGTGGAAAATGGGATGTCTTCACAAGGTCGCTTTTCAGTTCAAATGTTTATGTTTGCTGGAAATTATGACCTTGTCTATCTACACTGTGAAGTTCATCTTTGTGACAAATTGAAAGAACGATGTCATCCA TCTTGCTCTGGAGCTCAACAACGCAGTGAAGTTACAATCAACACATCTCATGTTCTGAATTTGGGACCTATTGCCCGGAGAG TAGATTCCTTATCGGTCCCTGTCAAAAGTGGAGTCGACAGCCCCTTAG
- the GP2 gene encoding pancreatic secretory granule membrane major glycoprotein GP2 isoform X2, which produces MKRFYLFFVACTCYFFTLVFATQKHSANSLLPSSYRVDLDCGEPGTPTAHVCSDPCVNYTTLVEPWRSLNQTVNKKMCDVDKEGWYRFSGPGGVRIPEKCVPVNRCGTDAPMWLNGSHPSKQDGIVSRTACAHWSSNCCLWNTVVKVKACAGGFYVYKLSGTPECDVAYCTDPSTTDDKPEPTCDPSCSPQEECLLVNGTWGCHCRKDLNISDIDSLRPLLKCGANDIQLSLDKCQLESLGLTGKIFGYLKDQNCSGFLKTNERNSLTVVSPTQVGACGTILERNETHAIYKNTLTLADQLIIRENIFKIDFQCAYPLDMKVSLQTATKPIVSALNISAAGSGKFLVRMALFQDKNYTTPYEGSTAVLSVEDMLYVGAILYQGDTSQFNLVMRNCYATPTNDATNPLKYFIIRNSCPNLYDSTIKVVENGMSSQGRFSVQMFMFAGNYDLVYLHCEVHLCDKLKERCHPSCSGAQQRSEVTINTSHVLNLGPIARRDSLSVPVKSGVDSPLGFLVIGPGMLLSILGILLFH; this is translated from the exons ATGAAGAGGTTCTACCTCTTCTTTGTGGCCTGCACCTGCTACTTTTTCACTTTGGTATTTGCAACCCAGAAGC ATTCAGCAAATAGTCTTTTACCTAGTTCCTACAGAGTGGACTTGGACTGTGGAGAACCAGGAACACCGACAGCCCATGTGTGTTCTGATCCCTGTGTTAACTACACCACACTTGTTGAACCCTGGAGAAGCTTGAACCAAACAGTTAACAAGAAGATGTGTGATGTTGATAAAGAAGGCTGGTATCGGTTTTCCGGACCAGGTGGGGTACGGATACCAGAGAAATGTGTGCCAGTTAATAGATGTGGTACAGATGCCCCAATGTGGCTGAATGGGAGCCATCCATCAAAACAGGATGGTATTGTTAGTCGCACAGCCTGTGCTCACTGGAGCAGTAATTGTTGCCTCTGGAATACAGTAGTGAAGGTGAAGGCTTGTGCTGGGGGATTCTATGTCTACAAGCTAAGTGGCACTCCTGAGTGTGACGTGGCGTATTGTACAG ACCCTAGCACTACCGATGATAAGCCTGAGCCAACATGTGATCCCAGCTGTTCTCCCCAAGAGGAATGTCTACTTGTCAATGGCACCTGGGGCTGTCACTGCAGAAAAGATCTCAATATTTCTG ATATTGACAGCTTGCGCCCTCTACTGAAATGTGGAGCCAATGACATCCAATTGTCTCTGGACAAGTGCCAACTGGAGAGTTTGGGGTTAACAGGAAAGATATTTGGATACCTCAAAGACCAAAACTGCAGTGGGTTTTTGAAGACAAATGAGAGAAACTCGCTGACAGTGGTGAGCCCCACACAGGTTGGAGCCTGTGGAACAATTCTGGAG AGAAATGAAACTCATGCTATTTATAAAAACACCCTGACCTTGGCCGATCAGCTCATCAtcagagaaaacattttcaaaattgaCTTTCAGTGTGCCTACCCACTGGATATGAAAGTCAGCCTCCAAACAGCCACAAAGCCCATTGTCAG TGCTCTGAACATTAGTGCCGCTGGCTCAGGAAAATTCCTAGTGAGAATGGCTCTCTTCCAAGACAAGAATTACACCACCCCTTATGAAGGTTCTACCGCTGTATTGTCTGTTGAAGACATGCTCTATGTCGGTGCCATTTTATATCAAGGGGACACCTCCCAGTTCAACTTAGTGATGCGGAACTGCTATGCTACACCCACTAACGATGCAACCAACCCTTTGAAGTATTTCATCATTAGGAACAG CTGCCCAAACTTATACGATTCAACCATCAAAGTGGTGGAAAATGGGATGTCTTCACAAGGTCGCTTTTCAGTTCAAATGTTTATGTTTGCTGGAAATTATGACCTTGTCTATCTACACTGTGAAGTTCATCTTTGTGACAAATTGAAAGAACGATGTCATCCA TCTTGCTCTGGAGCTCAACAACGCAGTGAAGTTACAATCAACACATCTCATGTTCTGAATTTGGGACCTATTGCCCGGAGAG ATTCCTTATCGGTCCCTGTCAAAAGTGGAGTCGACAGCCCCTTAG